TTTACTTGCCTGAATCAGGAAAAGAGGTCCAGGAGCTTGTTGTCAAAACGCCAGTGGAAAAAACCATCAAAGGGACGGAAACAGTCTTGCTGGTGGACGATGAAGAGGCTATCTTGGAAGTGGGAAAGGATCTGCTTGAAGCCGTGGGCTACCGAGTGCTTTTAGCCAGGGATGGAAAAGAGGCCATAGAGGTTTACAGGAAGAATCAGGATGAGATAGACATAGTCGTTTTGGATATGGTCATGCCCACTATGGGTGGCGGGAAGGCCTATGACAAAATGAAGGAGATCAATCCCAAGGTAAAGGTTTTACTTTCAAGTGGTTACAGTATTGATGGTGAGGCGGCCGAGATATTAAAGCGGGGCTGTAAAAGTTTTATCCAGAAGCCATTCATGATAAATGTGTTGGCGAAGGAAATAAGGGATATTTTGAACAAGAAATAGGCTATGCCCTGTACGGAACATCACCTTCGAAGAAGCATTTCCACCCGTAATATTCACGGTCTTTGATGGAAATTCTCTGGTCTTTCAGCGCGGCATTTACGGCCTTGGCATTATACCGAGCATTCTCAACGCCCGGGCAGACAATGACCTTGATAACGGATCGTCAGACTCCAGATAAGGCCGGATGTACCTGGCTGCATCCAGTTCAATCAACATCTCGGGATATACCCGGGCCAGACGCCCTATGCCCCACAATGCCCCTCTCCTGAGGGGCTCGTATTCCAGGAAGTTCCCATCTTCCCTGATGTAAGAAAGCAGAATGCGGACATATTCTTCGGCAAGACGCGGATGGTCGGGATCACTATCATAAAAAACTGAAATGAGCGGGCTGATGGCCTTGCGTGGAGGGATCTTTCCAAGCTCCCTTATGACCTGTTCCGGATCACCTGACCCCAGGAGCTCGCGTACCCTGCGGCGAAGTATCCGGGGACTCTCCTCTTTCCTGTCTCCTGTACTGTCGCGTCCAATAGCTACGATTTGTCAGGCCCCTTCAGCATCTCTTGAGGTCCCTTCATCCAGTTGTCCGCCTCCCAGTCCGGCAGCATGAACGGATAGCCACTTCCAGAGGAGACGGCGGGGTAGCTCTTGTCATCCTTGCCGGTCTTGGCAAAGATGGACAGGGTGTATTCTTGAGCGCCCTTCAATTTGATACTCCAGACCGGACTCGTGAAGTCTTCCTTCTTTCGGTCATCTATGTATCTCTCGCAGCGCAGGTTGGAAAGGGTGACAAGCAATCTGTCCGGCTTGGTTTTATCTGCTTCTTTGCCGTCCGCAGTCCGCCAGGCCGTCTCGGCTTTCGCAGACGGCGGCGCGCTCCCGGTGCCGGCCTTTGCAGACGCCTGGGTCCGGGTAAATTCTGCCGCCTCCCCTCCCCTGCTGATATGTATCGCCCGGATATCATCTTGATCAAAGGAAAGCACGGTCTTGTCCCTGATACTGTCCACTGTCTGGTCGAACTTGTCCCTGAAATTGCCCCTGGCGTGATAGACGCGGCCGTCATCAGCCAATTTCACAAACGTGTGCCGGTAAGACATGGCCGTCTTGCCCACTTCAAATTCCCTCTTGAGTGTGTTGCCGGTCCATGCCTTCACGGTGATTTTTTTGTCATCGTCCAGATCGTAGCGGCTGTAGTCCCTGGATTCCGAAACCATTGCAGTCACGGCAAGATCTCCGATGGTGTCGAGCATCTCCATGACCTTGCCCGCATCGGCGGGATACCCCTGCGGCGCAATGTACCACTTGCCGTCTTTCTTGTTCAGGACAATGGACGTGCCTGCCCTTGAAATCTCAATTTTAGAGATCGCCTTTCCGGCGACAGGAGGAATTTCAGGTAATTCGTACAGGGCCCTGTCAGGTTTGCGAAGGACCAGATACAGGGACAGGGCTATAATGACGCCAAGAAGTATGACATATTCCTTCTTTATCTTCATTCGCGTTCTCCGTGCCCAAATTCAGGCGTGCTGATCCACTTCAGGCGCTTCGCTTCTGGAACATCATCCGGATGCGTTTCTTTCGCGAGTGGCGGCACGACCAGACCAAAAGTCCGGAAATGACCACAAGCACCGGCAGCCCGACGATATTAAAGGATTTGATAAAGGTCCTGGTTCCTGCCCCTGTCTCATCGAGGGGGTTGAAACGCTGCTCCTTGCTCCGCATCATGGCGATTGCTTCCCGATTGTTCAGGAAGTCCAGTACGTTCATGATAAACATGGCATTGGGGCTTCTTCCTTCCGGGTCCAGCATATTATTTTTGAGTATCTCAGAGGACGCTATCAGAAAAATCTTGCCCGGCTTGCCCCTGGACAGGAATTCGCCTCTTGCCTTGATCTTTGAAAGATCGATCCCGGTTCTTTCCTTGGCAGGCCCTTTGGCCGCTGTCTTTTCTGAATCACCCGAATCCTTCTCATCCGCCGGCCTTTTCTCCGGGATGGATTTTCCGGCAAAGTAACTGGGGAATTCCCCTTCAATAATATATGAAAGCGGCAGGCTTTGCTGCTCATCAACCGACTGCGGCGGCCGGATGAACATGGGATTTAAGTCTATCCGGCCCTTCATTTCCCAGGACTTCTCTGAAGAGGCGAACAGTCTGTGAGCCTCCAGACCGTTCTCCCTGATACGTTCAGCATCAAGCTCAAGGGGCGAGATCTTTGCCGCAACCAGTCCCTTGATGTTCCGCATGAACCCCAAATCGCTGTTGATAAACCCTTTCTTGATGACGGGGGCGAAGTATATGGCCCTCTCGCCGCCGCCGAACTGTGCCGGAATCCTCTGTTTATAGCAATTTTCGTCCATAACATAGGACTTGCTGATACGGATGCCATAGTGCTCCAGTAGTCTTTCAAGCCCTGTATTGAGAGGGACATACGAGGGTACCTGGCCGTATCCAAAGGACTGCTCCCTGGGAGGACTCACTTCATTAAAGGCGTCCAGAAACAGGGCCAGACTTTTCCCTTGCATCAGGAACTGGTCGATCTGAAAGAGCTCATAGTCGGTAAAGCTCTCTGTAGGCCCGGCAATCACCAGACAATTCAGGCCTTCAGGGATAGTCTCATCCTTGAGATTGACATCCTTGATAGTGTAGTTCTCAGAGACCAAGGCCCTGAAGTTTGATGCTGCATTCTGCCTGTCAGGTTCCATCAGGTTCATGGGAGAAGCGTTCGAGATATCCAGTGTTCCGTGATCTGCCAGAAATCCCAGGTCTTCATTGATGTCGATGAGCGATTCCACGCCCTCATTGATGATCTCTTCCAGCTCGTCCATGTCAACAAGTTCATAACGCTTCCCGATAAGAGGGATCTGCAGGATACGGATCAGCGGGACCTCAATTACTTTGTCCATATATTCAAGTACAAGGCCGATGGCACCTTCGCCTGGTTGAATCTGTCCCCCGGAAAGGGCCGGCCATTTGAGGCTCAGAATGTGATATTTTTCGAGCTCCGCTTCTGCATTCTCATCCTTTGTCAAATCCAGGTACTTGAATTCAAGCTTTCCGTAGTTCTTCCTGTTCAGTTTCTCCACGATGTCTTTCAGCTTTTCAGGAAGCTCCGGAAGGTCTTTCAGGCCCATGAAGGAAGCGACGATATCCAGTGAAGAAGAAAGAAACAGCTTGACCTGTATCTTTTCCGGCAGGTTCAGCAGGACGCTGATCTTGTTGTTCAGTTTCCGGATCGCCGTTGTCAGCTTATATTCCAGCCCGTCTGTGGACGTAATGGTCGGAATCCGTTCAATAAGGTCGCCGTGAATCAGTACCAGGCCCATATAGGCCTTCTGAAACTTGACCTCGTCTTTTTCGACAACCTGGATCTGGACGGGATAAATCCCATAGTTTTTCGCCAGTTCCTGGTTCTTTCCGGCCTCCTGGCTTATGTCGCCCTCTTCCGGGCTCACATCATAGAAATGGTAGTTAAAATATTCGTTGGCATAGATGGAATATTCCTGCAGGAGGTCGTGAAGATACCGCTCCGTATTGTTATGCGGGGCAGGAAGATCCTTTGTGAAAAAGACGTTTACAGTGAGCGGCTCCGAGAGTGTGGACACGGCCTGTCTGCTCGCTTCTGAGATGGAGTAAATCTTATTTGCGGTGAGATCCATCCTGAAAAAGAGGGTGATGCCCGCCACATTAATCAAAACGATGACAATCAAGTAAATGAAGAATTTGATATACTTTCCAGATCTGTCTTTCACGCCCGTTCCCCTTTTCCCTAACTCCTTTGCTCCATGGCCAGACGCGCGCCATAGATGCCGACAAAGCAGACGCTCATGAAATACAGGACATCCCGTGAATCGATAACGCCCTTTGAGATGTTCTGAAAATGGAAATCCGCGCCCAGATATTCAAAAAACCCCAGCAGTGAATGGGGCAGAAAAAAGAGCATCTTGTCAATCAGTGTCAGGCCGAAGCAGACTGCCATGCCGATAATAAAGGCAACAATCTGGTTTCGGGTAAGCGATGAGGCAAAGAGCCCAACGGCAGAAAATGCGGCGCCCAACAGGATTGCACCGATATAGCCTCCCAGGACTGGCCCCCAATCGAGCTGGCCGAGGAATGAGACAAAGACGGGATAGGCAAGTGTCGGGAGCAACATGGTTGCAAGAAATGCAACAGCAGCCAGGAATTTGCCCAGGACCACGTCCCGAAATGTCACCGGCATGGTGAGCAGGATCTCATAAGACCCGACATTAAATTCCTCGGAAAAGAGCCGCATTGTGACAGCCGGCACCACGAATGAAAAGACAGTGGGAAGCAGGACAAAAAAATTCCTCAGATTTGCCTGATTATATAGAAAGAATGGCGTAAAGAAGAACCACCCTGTTATGAGAAGAAAGATCGATATCACTATATAGGCGATGGGGGATATGAAATAGGCTGTAAATTCTTTTTTGAAGATATGTCTGACCTGTCGCATATCAGTTCTCCCTGGTGAGCTCACGGAACACGTGTTCAAGTGTTTTTTTCTGCTGGTAAAACTCCAGCAGAATCCAGTCAGTCCGTCTGATTTTCCGGTAGATCTCTCCCCGGAGGTCTGAAGGCGACCGGCAGGTGAGTCTCATGTGCAGAATATCCCCTTTTCCCCTAAGCTCCCTATCGACCGGCACCACCTCTGCAACACCATCAATGGAATGGAGCTCCCCCTTTG
This portion of the Deltaproteobacteria bacterium genome encodes:
- a CDS encoding ABC transporter permease, translated to MDLTANKIYSISEASRQAVSTLSEPLTVNVFFTKDLPAPHNNTERYLHDLLQEYSIYANEYFNYHFYDVSPEEGDISQEAGKNQELAKNYGIYPVQIQVVEKDEVKFQKAYMGLVLIHGDLIERIPTITSTDGLEYKLTTAIRKLNNKISVLLNLPEKIQVKLFLSSSLDIVASFMGLKDLPELPEKLKDIVEKLNRKNYGKLEFKYLDLTKDENAEAELEKYHILSLKWPALSGGQIQPGEGAIGLVLEYMDKVIEVPLIRILQIPLIGKRYELVDMDELEEIINEGVESLIDINEDLGFLADHGTLDISNASPMNLMEPDRQNAASNFRALVSENYTIKDVNLKDETIPEGLNCLVIAGPTESFTDYELFQIDQFLMQGKSLALFLDAFNEVSPPREQSFGYGQVPSYVPLNTGLERLLEHYGIRISKSYVMDENCYKQRIPAQFGGGERAIYFAPVIKKGFINSDLGFMRNIKGLVAAKISPLELDAERIRENGLEAHRLFASSEKSWEMKGRIDLNPMFIRPPQSVDEQQSLPLSYIIEGEFPSYFAGKSIPEKRPADEKDSGDSEKTAAKGPAKERTGIDLSKIKARGEFLSRGKPGKIFLIASSEILKNNMLDPEGRSPNAMFIMNVLDFLNNREAIAMMRSKEQRFNPLDETGAGTRTFIKSFNIVGLPVLVVISGLLVWSCRHSRKKRIRMMFQKRSA
- a CDS encoding ABC transporter, encoding MRQVRHIFKKEFTAYFISPIAYIVISIFLLITGWFFFTPFFLYNQANLRNFFVLLPTVFSFVVPAVTMRLFSEEFNVGSYEILLTMPVTFRDVVLGKFLAAVAFLATMLLPTLAYPVFVSFLGQLDWGPVLGGYIGAILLGAAFSAVGLFASSLTRNQIVAFIIGMAVCFGLTLIDKMLFFLPHSLLGFFEYLGADFHFQNISKGVIDSRDVLYFMSVCFVGIYGARLAMEQRS